The segment GCGTAACGCCCCTTGCCTACCATGCTTCCAATTGCCGCCGTACTACTCGCCGTCGTATTCCTCGTATCCATTCTAGCCCTACTGGTGCTGATATGGTCGATTTCCTCCGGACAGTTCTCCATGGGACCCGGAAACTCTTCCGTCATCTTCCACCGCGACGAAGCCGGAAAGGTGGAAGATCCGGCGTCCACGCACCGAAAACGCGACCAGCTGCAGCAGCTCCTAGTCGGCTCATCGCGCTACACGACACCGCAACCTCCACCGGAGGAGGACGATCCCAATTCCCGTCGTCAGAGCGACGAATCGACCGCTCGCGCCACCCGCTACCTTCTCGGCTCCGCCTGTTTCTGGCTAGTGCTCGGCTCATTCTTCGGACTCGCCGCCTCGCTGAAATTCAATTTTCCGGACTGGCTGAACCAGGACTACGAATTCACTTTCGGAGTCTTCCGTTCCCTGCACCTGAACCTCGTCATCTACGGCTGGGTTTCCATGGCCGGCATGGGCGTCTGCCTCTGGCTCATTCCACGGCTTCTGAAAACCACGCTTGGCAGCGACCGCTTCGCTCTCATGGGGGGACATCTTTGGAACGCCGGGCTCGTGCTGGGCTCTCTAGGCCTGTTCGCAGGCAAGAGCGACGGGATCGAATGGCTGGAGTTTCCTTGGAAAACGGATCTTCTATTCGCGTTTGGCGGAGCCTTGATCGGACTTCCGATTCTGTCCGCGATCAAGCGGCGCAAGGTTAAACACTTGTACGTTTCGGTCTGGTACATCGGAGCGGCGTTCGTTTGGTTTCCTTTTCTTTTCATCGTCGCGAATCTTCCGATCTACGACGGAGTGCAGCATGCGATAGTGAATTGGTGGTACGCCCACAACGTACTTGGATTATGGATAACTCCTTTCGGCCTAGCAGCAGCGTACTACTTCATTCCAAAGGTGATTGGAAAACCGATACACTCCTATCAGCTTTCGTTGCTCGGCTTCTGGGCGCTCGCTTTGTTCTACAGCCAGGTGGGACTGCACCACCTCATCGGCGGGCCGGTACCGACCTGGCTGGTTAGCCTCTCTATCGTTAGCAGCGTCATGATGATCGTCCCCGTGGTCGCGGTCGCCATCAATCATCACAAAACCATGTGGGGACATTTTGCGGCTCTGCGGCTATCGCCGACCTTGCTCTTCGTCGTCTCCGGAGCCATCATGTACACTCTGGTCTCGCTGCAAGGATCCCTGCAGTCGCTGCGGGCCGTCAACACCGTCACCCACTTCACGCATGCGACTGTGGCCCACGCCCACCTCGGCGTGTATGGCTTCGCCTCGTTCGTGCTATTCGGATCGATCTACTTCATCTTCCCGCGCCTTAGCGGCAGAAACTGGATCTCTCAGCGCCTTATCAGCCTTCATTACGCTCTGTCTCTGATCGGCATACTGCTTTACGGCGGAGTCTTCTTCTACGGGGGCGTCATCCAAGGCATGCAAATGCAGGATGCCAGCGTCCCCTTTTCCCAAATCGTAGCGGACACCAAGCCCTACCTTTGGGTACGCACCGTGGCTGGCGCCCTGATGACCTTGGGGCATCTCGTCTTCGTGGGCCATATCTGGTGGGTTTGGTACGCTCCCAAGTCCAAGCGAAGCTTCGTTCCCATCGCGAAGGAGGAGGTGGCGCGATGAGGAGAACTATCGGATTCATCGTGGCGGCGATCGGCATTCTGGCCTATGCTACACTTCTCCTCGTAGGTGTTCCTTCACTACAGCTCGACGATTTGGAGCTACCGGTAGAACACCCCTCGAACGACGAACAGGTGAATCGTGGGCGAGAAATCTACATTCAGTCCGGTTGCATCTACTGCCACACGCAGCAGCCTAGAGACGTCAACTTCGGACCTGATCAGGAACGCAATTGGGGTCGATTCTCGATTCCAGCTGACTACGTGGGGGATCGTCCCCATTTGCTGGGCACGATGCGCACAGGTCCCGATCTGCACAACATCGCAGCGCGACAACCGAGCGAGGACTGGCACCTGATTCACCTATACCAACCACGAGCGGTTCTCCCAAATTCAGTGATGCCGTCCTATCAATACCTTTTCACTCACGTGAACGAGGTTCCTCTAGGCTCCAAGGAGGTCAACGTACCCAAGAACTGGCTACCTGAGGGAGCGAAGGTCATAGCGACGCAAGAAGCGCTCGACCTGGTAGCTTATCTGAAGTCTCTCGATCACACCTACTCGGTCGAGCAGGACAGCTCGCAGATGCCATAGAATGTTCGAGGACAAAGAGGAAATCCTAAACCGCGAAAAAGCGGATCCTAACGAAGGAGATCGACCTTGGCCGCTCGCCATGTGGCTTTTCGTTCTGACGATGAGCTGTTTCGCGTTCGGCTACCTGCTTGTTTTCTCAGGCGATGGCAAGGTGGGAGCTGGCGACTTCAGGGCGAACCAGCTCGCGCCTTCGAACCAAGCGAGCGGCACCTCCCAGCCCATCGAAATCGATCCCGCCGTCGCCTTTTTCGAGCAGGGCCGCAAGACCTATCAGTCGCTTTGCGCCGCCTGCCATCAAAGCAACGGGGCCGGCATCCCAGGAGCGTTTCCCCCGCTAGACGCCTCCTCCTGGGTAACCGGCGACGCGTCTCTCCCCGCCCGCATCGTGCTGCACGGGCTCTCGGGACCGATCGAGGTCAAGGGCCAAACCTACAATGGAGTGATGCCCGCATTCGGATCCCAACTTTCAGATCAGGAGATAGCCGCGGTGATTTCCTACATCCGCGGTTCCTGGTCGAACGAAGCCAGCCCTGTGGATGAGGAAACCGTAGCCTCCCTTCGCGAGGCGTCGGGAAACCGCCCAGCATGGACCGCTGATGAACTCCTCGCCCCCTAGCCAACTCTATCAGGTGACCGGGCTCTGGTGCACCTCCTGCGCCCACGCACTGCAACGAGCCGTGTCGCGACTACCTGGCATCTCCGACTGCTCCGTCGATTTCGCCACCCACACCTTGAAGGCGACCGGCAGAGATTCCCGTTGCTTCGACAAATTGCAAAGCCTCACCCGTGGACTCGGCTACGAGCTCGCGCCCTATCGCGATGTTCGGGAAACGGTCGAGCGCAGCGCGACCCAGCTGAACGCTGAGTTCCAGCGCGCTTGCGTGCTCACATTTTTCGCGACTTGGACCATGGGACTCGCTTTGGTCGACTACACTGAAGCTGCAGGCCCGCTCGGCTTTCAGGAATTCCGATGGCTCGCCCTTGCGTCCGCTTTCTTCTCGGTCAGCGGCATTGTTTTCGGAGCAAAAAAGGTATACACCATCGGCCTCATCGGCCTGGTTCGGGGCAAACCAAGCATCGATAGCCTACTGCTGATCACCTCTCTCGGGTGCCTTTCGCTGTCCTTCCTCAACCTACTTCACGATCGGCGCGAGCTATATTTCGACTCGGCCATCATGGTGCTGACTGTCGTGGCGTGGATACGATTCGCCTCAAGTCGCCTAACACACCGACAGCTAAACGTCATTTTCGAGTCGCTACACACCCCGGACGAACTGCTGCGTCTACTCGATGAAAACGGAGTCTACGAGAACAAGCCGATCAGTTCAGCTCGCGTCGGATCTAAGATTCGTGTGGAGGCCGGAGAAACTGTTCCAATCGATGGATACGTCGAAGCGGGAAAAGGAAGGCTGCAGATCGCTCTCTTCACGGGTGAATCAGATCCCTTGCCCATTTCAGCCGGGAACAACGTTGTCGCAGGCGAAACGCTCGTTTCCGGCTCGATCGATATTGTGGCCACGAAACCGTACGGAATGCGCTACATCGATCAACTGAGTCGCGAAACCATCGAGTCGTTTCACGATCAAAAAAGCGAAAGCAGACTCGAGAAAACGCTGGGTTACTCAGCGCCAGTCCTGCTCGTGAGCGCCGCGCTTTTCCTGCCGTTCTCTCTCGGCCTCACCGGCTCTCTTGAGGTGTCTCTTGTATCCACATTTTCTTTACTCGTCGTTGCCTGCCCTTGCGCATTGTTTTTCGCAGCCAACATACCGCTTATCCGATCACAGGAGTGGGCAAGGGAAAGCGGCATCATCGTCTACAAACCTCGGTCCCTAAGAAAACTCGACGAGATCGACACGGTAGGACTTGATAAAACCGGCACACTCAGCCATCGGGCGCCTTGCTTGAGCCTAGCGAAAAACGACACAGACATCCCCGAGCATCGGCTTTGGGCCGTACTGGGAGCGGCGGAGAGAAACTGCCACCACCCCATCGCCAACGCGGTGGCGCAGCGCTGCGCCGAAGTGGACGGACCGCCGGAGAAGGTTGAACGGGTGAAACTTGAAGCCCGCGCCATTCGCTTCGAATGGAGCGGTCAGCCATGGCGATTCGGGGAGTCGAACCAGCCGGATCGAAGAGACCAGCTTCAGTTGGTTTCTCTGCAGGACCCTTCACTGACCGCCTTCTTCACGATCGAAGAGGAGTCTCCCAAAACGGTGCATGACCTAATCGCGGCCTTCCGACAAAGAGGCGAGCTCCACCTGCTTAGCGGCGATTCGGCATCTCGCGTTGACGCGTTCGCAAAGCGCCACTGCATCGGATCCGCCCGTTCGCGATTGAGTCCAGAAGACAAGGCCAACCATCTCTCAAGCCTTCACCGAAGAGGCCGTTCAATCTTGTATTTCGGTGACGGATACAACGACATCCCCGCTCTAAAAGCTAGCCAGTTCGGGCTCGTACCTCCGCATGCAGCGCCTGCGGTGAGATTGGCCGCAGATGCTCAACTGCTTAGAAACGACGCAGAGGCATTGAAGCGACTCTTCGCAATCGGGCGAACCCTCACCATTCGCGTACGGCAGAACGTCGTACTAGCAGCGGGCTACAACCTAATCGCAATCCCTGCCGCAATCTCAGGTCAACTAACGCCAGGACTAGCTGCTGCCGCCATGGCAAGCGCCATCGGAGCTGTGGCATTGAACTCCATGCGAGCGTAGGGCGAGCCGGGTGGACATTCAGTCCGCTAGCTTTCCCGTCGCCCAGTCGATGAAGCTTTGCATGTTGCTTCGGTCTTCGTGACCACCCCGGTGCTGTCTCCAGGCGAGTTCGCCTTCCAGCAGTCCTACTGCTACCGGCGGCA is part of the Pelagicoccus sp. SDUM812003 genome and harbors:
- a CDS encoding cytochrome c; translated protein: MFEDKEEILNREKADPNEGDRPWPLAMWLFVLTMSCFAFGYLLVFSGDGKVGAGDFRANQLAPSNQASGTSQPIEIDPAVAFFEQGRKTYQSLCAACHQSNGAGIPGAFPPLDASSWVTGDASLPARIVLHGLSGPIEVKGQTYNGVMPAFGSQLSDQEIAAVISYIRGSWSNEASPVDEETVASLREASGNRPAWTADELLAP
- a CDS encoding cbb3-type cytochrome c oxidase subunit I; its protein translation is MLPIAAVLLAVVFLVSILALLVLIWSISSGQFSMGPGNSSVIFHRDEAGKVEDPASTHRKRDQLQQLLVGSSRYTTPQPPPEEDDPNSRRQSDESTARATRYLLGSACFWLVLGSFFGLAASLKFNFPDWLNQDYEFTFGVFRSLHLNLVIYGWVSMAGMGVCLWLIPRLLKTTLGSDRFALMGGHLWNAGLVLGSLGLFAGKSDGIEWLEFPWKTDLLFAFGGALIGLPILSAIKRRKVKHLYVSVWYIGAAFVWFPFLFIVANLPIYDGVQHAIVNWWYAHNVLGLWITPFGLAAAYYFIPKVIGKPIHSYQLSLLGFWALALFYSQVGLHHLIGGPVPTWLVSLSIVSSVMMIVPVVAVAINHHKTMWGHFAALRLSPTLLFVVSGAIMYTLVSLQGSLQSLRAVNTVTHFTHATVAHAHLGVYGFASFVLFGSIYFIFPRLSGRNWISQRLISLHYALSLIGILLYGGVFFYGGVIQGMQMQDASVPFSQIVADTKPYLWVRTVAGALMTLGHLVFVGHIWWVWYAPKSKRSFVPIAKEEVAR
- a CDS encoding HAD-IC family P-type ATPase → MNSSPPSQLYQVTGLWCTSCAHALQRAVSRLPGISDCSVDFATHTLKATGRDSRCFDKLQSLTRGLGYELAPYRDVRETVERSATQLNAEFQRACVLTFFATWTMGLALVDYTEAAGPLGFQEFRWLALASAFFSVSGIVFGAKKVYTIGLIGLVRGKPSIDSLLLITSLGCLSLSFLNLLHDRRELYFDSAIMVLTVVAWIRFASSRLTHRQLNVIFESLHTPDELLRLLDENGVYENKPISSARVGSKIRVEAGETVPIDGYVEAGKGRLQIALFTGESDPLPISAGNNVVAGETLVSGSIDIVATKPYGMRYIDQLSRETIESFHDQKSESRLEKTLGYSAPVLLVSAALFLPFSLGLTGSLEVSLVSTFSLLVVACPCALFFAANIPLIRSQEWARESGIIVYKPRSLRKLDEIDTVGLDKTGTLSHRAPCLSLAKNDTDIPEHRLWAVLGAAERNCHHPIANAVAQRCAEVDGPPEKVERVKLEARAIRFEWSGQPWRFGESNQPDRRDQLQLVSLQDPSLTAFFTIEEESPKTVHDLIAAFRQRGELHLLSGDSASRVDAFAKRHCIGSARSRLSPEDKANHLSSLHRRGRSILYFGDGYNDIPALKASQFGLVPPHAAPAVRLAADAQLLRNDAEALKRLFAIGRTLTIRVRQNVVLAAGYNLIAIPAAISGQLTPGLAAAAMASAIGAVALNSMRA
- a CDS encoding cbb3-type cytochrome c oxidase subunit II; its protein translation is MRRTIGFIVAAIGILAYATLLLVGVPSLQLDDLELPVEHPSNDEQVNRGREIYIQSGCIYCHTQQPRDVNFGPDQERNWGRFSIPADYVGDRPHLLGTMRTGPDLHNIAARQPSEDWHLIHLYQPRAVLPNSVMPSYQYLFTHVNEVPLGSKEVNVPKNWLPEGAKVIATQEALDLVAYLKSLDHTYSVEQDSSQMP